The stretch of DNA TCAGACGAAGCCAGTTCAGGTTCCTCTGTCCGGTGTGCCAGACCCCCTCGGCGAAGTTCAGGAACAGGTGGATCCGGCGCTCCATCACGGACTCGAAGTCCTCCTGCATCTTCTTGCCGTAAACGTCTATGATGATGGCCAGCGGAGTGATCGAGCCTTCGGCCATCTGGTCCACGTCCTTTCCGATGACGGTGACCTTGCCGTCCTGGACGTCCGCCTCGTCCCTCATCCTGAGCAGCTCGAAGGTGAGGGTCTTCGAAGCGCCTCCCGCCTCCACGTAGGTATCGGGACGGCGGACCGTCTCCCCCTCGAAGGCTGCCCCATAAGCCACCGGAACGTCCACCGATGCTGCCTTTACCTTGATGTCCCTCAGTTCGATGGCGGTCTGCAGCATGTTTTCCGGGATCTGGGTCACGAAACGGTCCGGTATGCCCTCCAGCATCTGATCGGCCACCACCGGGGAACCGTTCAGAAGTACCGCGAACTCGGCCGATGCCTTGATGGCGTCCAGCGGTCCGAGCTGCAGGACGAACACCTTCGGACGTTTCTTCATGTAGCCTTCCAGGCGTTCCCGGTCCCCCCTCTGCACTCCGCCGAACGAGAGCGCCGCCCGGATCGCGAAATTGAGCGCATGGATCACCTGGGTGAACTCCCCGACCGGGTAGAGCATCATGTCCAGGCCCATGTGGATGCCGTTGTCCTTGAGCTGCCTCACGGTGTCGTAGGTGGCGAATATCAGCATGCCCTTGCTCTGACATTCCCTGACCGTCCTGACCAGTTGCTTCGGGTCCTTGGCCGTGCCGACCAGGACCGCCGCCCCGGGGATGGTGTCGTCGACGAAGGCCAGACCCAGCTGCCGCAATATGCGGTCGGGGACAAAGCCGGTGTACATGGTGCCGTCGTAAGGCTTGGCATCGTCGATGTACTTCAGGGACTCGATTATCTCGGCCGCCACCATGGTGGCCTCGCCGGCGATCAGGGCGTTCTCCAGGTTGGGGGTCTCCCTGATCTTGCCGCGCACCTTGCCCAGGATGCCAGGCAGGTCGCCCAGTTTCTTTGCCTCGGATCCGTCCCAGGCATAGATCGAAGGTAGCTCGTAGGCAGTTTCCGGGTATTCGATCTTCTTGTCGTAACCATGCTTCTCGATGGCCACGCCCAGCAACTGGTCGGCGAAGCCGGTGGAGATGAGCGCGCCGTCTATGGCCATGCGGAACAGGCGCTGGTTGGAGAGCTTCTTGCCCTCTTCGACCGAGTAATGGTTATCGAGCGAAAGCATCCAGCGCCGGCGTTCGATGGTGTTCAGCAGTCGATGCGAGGCCTTGTGAGGGTCCGCCTCGAACATGAAGTGGCCTCCGAAGACATCACCCGCCGAATGCTCCAGAACCTCGGTGACCAGCGATGAACCGTGGATATAGTTGATGGTGCCGACGTGGACCGGCATGCCTAGAGCGACGCACCAGGTGCCGATGGACACCGCCTTCTCGTGGTTCGCCTCCGGCGCCGAGACGACGAACGGTATGCCGGAAACGTCCGTTCCCATCCGCACCGCTATCTCCTTGGCCAGGTTTGCCGCCCGGGTGTTGTCGACGCACGAGCCCATATGCCATACCGGAGGGAGCTTGACGTTGTTCTTCTCTTCGAGCGACCGGATGAACGCTTTCAGTCCGGGCCCTGCGTAACTCTCGGTGGCCTCAGCGGATAGGAGGTCGTTCTTGGCGCACGCACCGGCGGAACAGCCGGTGGTCAGCACCAGGACATCGTGCTTGATCATCTCCTTGGCGATGGTCAGGTGGTTGTGGTCCTGGACCGCTTTCTGGTTATTGCAGCCCGCCAGCAGCGCGATCCCGCGTATCTGGCCGGACCTGATGGCCTCGACTATGTGGACCAGGGGGTCCTCCGGTACGAACGGAGTGCACAGCTCCTCGATCTGCTCGGTGCTGAACCCGGCCACCACATCATACTTGACGTTGGGAATCTTGACCTTGGCCGGTTCCCGGCGTTTGAATGCCTGGATGGCCATCCGTATGATCGACCTGGCCGATGCTTCCGCATCCTCTTCCCGGAACTGGACGTGCGTGTCATACGGGATGCGGACGTTGCTCATGGTGGTGATCATCTCGGTATGCATGCAAGAGCAGATCTCCGAGAGCGATGGCATGATGCACTGGTAGTCGGCCACCAGCAGGTCGACCGCACCGGTCGCCAGGGCCAGCTCCTGCGAAGCGAAGTTCGACGCCATGGAGACCCCTTTTCTCATCATGGTCTCGTTCCCGGTGCAGCAGATACCGACTATGTTGATCCCCGACGCGCCCGCCTGGCGCGCCTCCTCGTCCATCGTCCTGGCGACGTCCACGATGATCTCGCTGAGCACCGGGTTATGGCCGTGGATCGCGATGTTGACCGCCTCTTCCTTGAGGGCGCCCAGGTTGGCGTAGGTGTGGACCAGCCGGGGCGTGCCGAACAGTATGTCCGATAGGTCGGTGGATATCTGCATCCCGTTGTAATCGGCGATGGCGCAGCTGATGCCGCCGAAGATGAGCGGCAAGGGATCGGCGTCGCAGCCCAGCGACGTGCGGTGCATGACGTCGGCGATGGAATGGTCGATCGAGTCCGGCATGACACCGAGCGATCCGAGAAGTTCGGTGCGCTGCTTGGTGATGGTGGCGGTGGTGAAGCTCAAGGGAAGCTTCTCGCTCCGTCCATAGTCATCGAACACTTTGACCAGGACCGCCCGGGCCAGGTCCTCTTTCGATCTCCCCTGGCTGCTGATCCCGAGCCGTTCAGATACCCGCCTCAGTTTCTGCTCGTCCTTGATCGAGTATGATGGGGCCTTGCCGTCCAGCACCTTGCGCAGCGTGTCTGCCAGGTGGCGGCCGTGGCCCGAATGGGATGCGGTGCCCCCGGCGATGTGACGGATGAGGTTCCTGGCCACGATCGTGTAGTCCCTTGCCCCGCAGATCCCCTTTTCCGGCTTGCCGCCATAGGGGTTGATGCGGCAGGGACCCTGGAGACAGTTGTTGCAGCAGATCCCGAGCTCTCCGAAACCGCATTGAGGTTGCATCAGCTCGTACCGGTCCCAGGCGGTCTCGATCTTCTTGGCGGCCGCTGTCTCGATGCACTCCTTTCCCCCGGCGTCGCAGGTGCGTTCCAGGGTGCCCTTCCTCTTGGTCGCCATTGGATGATCTCCTGGGGCTGGTCCAAGTCGAGTTGGACCGGTCCTGATGTTCGTGCCATGTTGTGACTACATATTTGCTTTTCGATTCTAACCCCCGGAAGCAGCGTTCGAAAATGATGCTCCAGCATGATAATGGTCAACATTGCTCAAGCGGGAACAGGTCTTGGGGAGAAGGGCATGACCATTGACGATCCTGTGTCCACTAAAGTGCATCGGCCAGGTCGATCTTGCTTGCCAGCACATCCTCTCTCAGGATAGTCCTCATCTTTTCCGGTTCCTCGAACATGGGGCTGTGCGCTGAAAGTTCGAAGGTGTAGAATCCCTTCAGCGGCGCCTTCAGCCCTTCGAAATATGATCTAGCCTCCGTGTAGGAGACTGTATGATCGTGTTTGCCCGAGAAGAAATAGATCGGGATCTCCAGTTCTTTCACGATTCCGGTCAGATCCGTTGCGAAGATGGTGTCCCGCAGCAATCGCATGGAAAAGAACTTGCCCCGCCAGATGTCCATCTTCTCTCTCAGTGTGTACTCTCCGCTCAGCCACGATGGGATGAAAACGCCGGTGACGACCGACCTCATGTCGCGGGTCGTTCCTATGCCCAGACGATGCATTGCCTTGTCACGTATCGAATCGTAGGATGGCGGCAATGGTACGGTCATGGACGGCGCAGCCTTTTCCAGCCTCCTCACCATCCTCCGGTTGCCGTTCTCCCTGTACCTATCGAGCATATACGAGTACGCCTGCATCTCGGACCTGAGCTGGTATGACATCTGGGCCACGCCGATGTAGGCGTGGAAAAGCTCAGGTGCCCTGGCCACCGCCTGTATCCCATAGAAGCTTCCGCCCGAATGGGCCATCAGATAGATCTTATCCTGGCCGAACCGGTCCCGTAGATGATTGGTCATGGCCAGCGTATCCAAGATGAACTGTTCGACGGTCATGGTCTCAGGCGGAATGTCCTTACTATAGGAGAGCCCTGTTCCCCGCTGCTCCCACCAAACGACGGTAAAAAGTTCCTCAAGACCGGTAGTATACCTCTTCGTCAGGAAGAACTCCGGCATTCCCGGACCGCCATGCAGGAAGAGGAGGACCGGATTCATACTGTCCCTACTCCTGATGAACATGCCCTGTTCGATGCCATTGATCTTTACCCAGATCTTCTCGGAGATGCCTCTGGCCGATGGAGCCCTGTCGATATTTGTGACAGGTCCCGATGTGCCTTCACCCATCGTTCCGCCTCAGGAGATGAGCGATCCCGATTGAGAGGTCATGGTCGATCAACAATGTCGTTCCTCCATCGGGATAATGTCCTATGATGGTATCACGGTATCGCTGTCGAAGTTCAACCGGGCCTGAAGGGCCTCAACCCCCCGCATCCTTTTTAATCTGGATAATCCCTCTGTGACCGTATGAGGACCGAACAGCTGCTCACAGTGACCAAGACGCCCGCCGGCATACCGGTCATAACAGAACGTCTTCCCCAGACGCGATCTGCCGCCGTCTCGATCAGTGTCGGCATCGGTTCCCGGGACGAAGGGCCGAAGCAGCATGGCATGGCCCATTTCCTGGAGCATATGCTGTTCAAAGGCACCAAGAACCGTACCTTCAACCAGGTGAACGAGACCATCGAGGAGGCTGGCGGATATCTCAACGCTTTCACCACTCAGGAGATGACCTCGTTCTTCTCTTTCTCCATTGATGAGACGGTAGGTACGGCGCAGGGCCTGGTCCAGGACATCTTCTGCAATCCGCTCATGGACAAGGGCTACATGGAGCTGGAGAAGGGGGTAGTCAAGCAGGAGATAAATAACAGGCTGAACGACCCGGAACGGTACATCAAGAACCTGCTCCTGCGCTCGCTCTTCAAGGGCGGGCCGCTGTCACGGCCGGTGCTGGGCACCGACCGGAGCGTCGATTCGTTCTCTTCCGAGGACCTGCTGGAGTTCCATTCAACCAAATACCGGCCGCCCCGCATGGCGGTGGTCGCGTGCGGGAACATCGACCCGGACCAGGTGCTGGGATGGGCCACGGACTCTCTCGATGGCATGGAAAAAGGAAAACCGGTCAGGCGTCAGAAGCCCAAGTTCTATGCCTCCATCGACGCGTATCCCAGGAAGGGGGACCACATGTACGTGGGATTGGCATTCCCGGGATTGACCGCCAAGGACCCATCGAGCTATGGCCAGGATGTTCTGGCGGCGATCATCGGAGGCGGGGCTAGCTCCCGTCTCAACCGGAGGGTGAGGGAAGAGGAGGGGCTGGTCTACTCGATCTACATGGCACCGTCGTCCTATTCGGATTCGGGCACGGTCGAATCCTACTTCTCCACTTCAGCCGATCGGGTCCAGAGGGTCATCCAGATCTTCGGGGAAGAGCTCAAGCGGCTGAAAAAGGATGGGTTGGCGCCAGGAGAGCTTGAGCGGGCCAAGCATGTGCTCAAGGGAAGCATCCTCAGGAACATCGGGCAGCCCCGCGATGACATGCGGATGTTCGCCTACCACTACATGATCACCGGTGAGGTTCCGTTGATCGATGACGAGGTGAGGAAGTACGAAAGGGTCACGGAGGACGAGGTCATGGGGCTGGCCCAGCAGCTGCTGGTGCGCAAGAACATGACCGCCGCGATCTACGGGGCCAAGAACGTGGCCGAGTCCACGGCGGCGTTCGCCCAGGGAATTGACTTCTGATCACTGGACGACCAGCAGGACCTGGCCGCCCTCGACCGTCTCCCCCGGCTTGACGGAGACGCTCTGCACCGTGCCGGCTACCTCTGACTGGATCTCGTTCTCCATCTTCATCGCCTCGAGGACGGCGACGATCTGGTTCTGAGCGACCGTATCTCCCGCCTTTACCTTGATGGAGATGATCTTGCCCGGCATCGGGGCGGTGATCGATCCCTTGGATTCGGAACCTTTGCTGCTTTGTGAGGCCTCGGCCTCGATCGGGATCGCGGCCATCTCACGGACCGGTTCCACCAGGACCTTCATCTGACGGGAGCTGGTGGTCACGGTGGCGCCCTCATTGAGCGCTCCCTCGACGGTAACCGGCCTGAGCTCCCCGTTGATGGAGACCCCGTTCTCCTTGAGCACGACGCGATACGTCTCGTCCCCTATGGTGACCCGGTAATCGCCGCCGTTCTTCTCCACGTTCACTTCGTTCACTTGCCCATTGGCGGTTATCTTCAGCTTCAGATCAACCACCCTCCCTGCCTCATCTGCTCGCGGCGGGCCACGATCTTCCACTGGTCTTCCTTCCCTGCGCAGACATCGGCCGTGGGCTTCTTCTCGGTGGAACGCATGTACAGGACGGCGACCGCAGCGATGTCCTTCAGGTTGACGCCTTTCTCGTTCATCTCACGGTCCTTGAAGTACTCCATGGCCTCCCTTGGGAAAAGCGCATAGGTGAGGACATCCTCCTCGTTCCGGGCCAGGGCGCCTATCTCCTGCGCCAGCCGGTCATACTCGGGTTCGAGCAGGTCGGCCGGACGGACGGTGATGGGCTTCTCGTCGCCGATGATCTTCTTGCGTATGAGCGGATCGATCTCCGCCGGGGTGCGCCCGTACAGCCCGCGCACCAGGTTCTTGGTCTCGTTGGTGACCATCTTGTACCGCTCGCCGGAGATGACGTTCAGAGTGGCCTGTGTCCCTACGATCTGTGAGGTCGGCGTCACCAAAGGCGGGTAGCCGAGGTCGGCCCGTACCCGGGGGACCTCCTCATAGATCTCCTGGATCTTGTGCTCCTGCTTTGCTTCCTTCAGCTGGGATGCCAGATTGGAGATCATCCCTCCGGGTATCTGGTAGATCAGGGCGTTGGTGTCCACGCCGGTGTGGCCGCTCTCGAAGTCGGAGTACTTCAGGCGCACCTTTTCGAAGTAGTCGGAGATCTCCTGCAGCTTCTTCAGGTCCAGTCCGGTATCGTACTCGGTCCCGCGGAGCATCGCCACCATCGATTCGGTGGGCGGTTGCGCCGTGCCCTGGGACATGGAGGAGATTGCGGTGTCGATGATCTCGGCCCCGGCCTCGATCCCCTTGACGTAGGATGATTCTGACATTCCGGAGGTGGCATGGCAGTGCATGTGCACCGGCAGGGCGGTCTCCTCCCTCAGCTGTTTGACCAGGTCGTAGGCCACATATGGCTTGAGCAGGCCGGCCATGTCCTTGATGCACAAGGTGTCGGCACCCAGATCCTTCAGCCGGTTGGCCATCTCCACGAAGGTCTCGATGCTGTGGACCGGCGAGGTGGTATAGGCGATGGCCGCCTCCACTATCGCACCGGAACGCTTCGCCGCCCTCATGGCGGACTGCATGTTCCTGGTGTCGTTGAGCGCGTCGAAGATGCGGAAGACGTCGATGCCCCGGTCGTGCGCCTTCTGGACGAACTTCTCCACGATGTCATCTGAATAGTGACGGTATCCCACGATGTTCTGCCCGCGCAGCAGCATCTGGAACCGGGTGTTGGGCATTTCCTTCTTCAGCTTGGTGATGCGCTCCCACGGGTCCTCCTTCAGGTACCGCAGGCACGAGTCGAAGGTGGCACCTCCCCACATCTCCACCGACCAGTACCCGATCTCGTCCATGAGCGGGGCTATGGGCAGCATGTCCTCGGTGCGCATCCTGGTCGCCAGCAGCGATTGGTGGGCGTCCCGCAATACCGTGTCCATTATCTTTATCTTCATCTGGGCAGCCTCATAGCGGAATGTTGCCATGCTTCTTGGTCGGTCTCGACTCTCTCTTCTTCTCCAACATGTGCAGGGCGCTGATCAATCTGGACCTGGTCTCCTTCGGTTCGATGATGTCGTCGAGGTATCCCCGTTCTGCGGCCACGTACGGCGACGCATAGGCCTTCCGGTACTCGGAGATGAGCTCGTCCCGCTTCACCTGCGGGTCATCTGCCATTATCAGTTCCTGTTTATAGACTATGTTGATGGCCCCTTCCGGTCCGACGATGGCGATCTCGGCGGACGGCCATGCCAGGTTGATGTCGGTGCGGATGTGCTTGGACGACATGACGCAGTACGCCCCACCGATCGCCTTTCGGGTGATGACCGTGACCTTGGGGGTCGTGGCATCACAGTATGCATACAGCAGCTTGGCCGCGTTCCGGACCAGGCCATCGTACTCCTGTTCGGCGGAAGGCAGATACCCGGGGACATCGACGAAGGTCACGATCGGGATGTTGAAGGAGTCGCAGAAGCGCACGAAGCGGGCGGCCTTTATGGACGAGTGGTTGTCCAATGTGCCGGCGTAGACGGAAGGCTCGTTGGCGACGATGCCGATGCTGATGCCGTCCATGTGGGCGAAGCCTACCACGATGTTCCTGGCCCAGTTCTCCTGCACTTCCATGAACTCGGCGTCATCCACCACTTTCTTGATCACTTCGCGCATGTCGTACCCTTTGGCCGGATCCTCCGGCACGATGGTGTCGAGCGAGTCCTCCCGGCGGTCCGGGTCGTCCTTCCCGGCACCGTGCGGCGCCGTGTCCAGGTTGTTGGACGGCAGGAACGAGACCAGTTTCTTGACCTTCTTGATGCAGTCCATGTCGTCCTCGGCGACGAAGTGGGCGGTGCCGCTCTTGGTGGCATGGGTCATCGCCCCGCCCAGTTCCTCGAACGACACATCCTCCTTCTGGACCGCCTTGATGACGTCCGGACCGACCACGAACATGTGGGACTTGCCCTTGACCATGAAAACGAAATCGTTCATGGCCGGTGAGAACGAGGCGCCGCCCGCGCAAGGTCCCATGACCATGGCGATCTGCGGGATCACGCCGGATGCCAACGCGTTCCGGAAGAATATCTCCCCGAAGCCGGAAAGTGAATCGGCCCCTTCCTGTATGCGTGCGCCACCGGAGTCGTAGATGCCGATTATGGGCGCACCGGTCTTCACGGCGAAGTCGTACATCTTGCAGATCTTCTGCGCGTGCATCTTGCCGACGGAACCGGCGAACACGGTGAAGTCCTGGGCGAAGACGTACACCTGGCGTCCGTCGACGGTGCCATGGCCGGTTACGACCCCGTCACCCGGGACCTTGTGCTTATCCATGCCGAAGTGACAGGACTGGTGGGTCACGAAGGCATCGAACTCCACGAACGAACCGGGGTCCAGCAGAGCATCTATCCGCTCCCTGGCGGTCATCTTGCCCTGCTTATGGTGCTTGTCCTGCTTGTCCGCCCCGCCTCCGGCGCGGGACCTCCGTTTCATCTCCCGCAATTCCCTGTTCGCTTCTTCGACACCCATTTCCTACGCCTCCAGTCCGCTGCTTTGAATTGATGCCCCTCAGTTAACACCTTTTGCCTAAATTATTCCAATCTTACCGATTGGACTTCCTTATGGTGGTCGCTTGCACCGATGACAGCCGGTGTTCGCTGCCGTCCTCCGAGACCAACACGAGCGCTCCGGTGGCATCCACCCCGGTCGCTTTCCCAACGATCGTCGTTCCGTCCGACTCGACCTCGATCTCCGAGCCTATCGTGGATGACCGTCTGGTATACTCGGACGCCTCGAACGTTCCTTTCAGGAACGACGCATAGAAGGTGTCCAGACGGTAAAGGAGAATATTGAGGAACGCCTCCCGGTCGAATACTTTGCCGGCACAGGCGCTCACCGAGGTGGCCCCCGGAACCCCCAGGCTCTCCGGCTCCACGTTCAGGTTGATACCGATGCCCAGAACCAAGTAGGCGATCTCGCTCCCCTTGGACAGCGACTCCACCAGCAGGCCGGCGACCTTCTGTCCGTTGATCTCGACGTCGTTAGGCCATTTTACGGTCGCCCTGCATCCGGACGCTTCCTCGATGGTCTGGGCCACGGGAACGCAGGCGAGGACCGTCATCCGGAGCATGTCGTGGACCGGCACCTTCGGCCTCAGGAGGACGGAAAGATAGACGCCTCCTTCAGGCGATGACCAGGTGCGCCCCATCCTGCCCCTGCCAGCAACCTGGACCTTTGCGGTGACGACCAGGCCTTCCTCCTCGCCTTCGTTCGCCAGGGATTTCATCAGATCATTGGTCGATGCGACCTCGTCCTTGACGATGACCTTTCTTCCGATGATCATCGATAGTCCACTTCTCAGACCCTGATCTCCTTCAGGGCGGTGAGCCTGTAGTTGCCTTTCAGGCCGGACAGCATCGTCCGCAGTCCTTCCTTGAGCGCCTCGGCCCCTCC from Methanomassiliicoccales archaeon encodes:
- the acsB gene encoding acetyl-CoA decarbonylase/synthase complex subunit alpha/beta; its protein translation is MATKRKGTLERTCDAGGKECIETAAAKKIETAWDRYELMQPQCGFGELGICCNNCLQGPCRINPYGGKPEKGICGARDYTIVARNLIRHIAGGTASHSGHGRHLADTLRKVLDGKAPSYSIKDEQKLRRVSERLGISSQGRSKEDLARAVLVKVFDDYGRSEKLPLSFTTATITKQRTELLGSLGVMPDSIDHSIADVMHRTSLGCDADPLPLIFGGISCAIADYNGMQISTDLSDILFGTPRLVHTYANLGALKEEAVNIAIHGHNPVLSEIIVDVARTMDEEARQAGASGINIVGICCTGNETMMRKGVSMASNFASQELALATGAVDLLVADYQCIMPSLSEICSCMHTEMITTMSNVRIPYDTHVQFREEDAEASARSIIRMAIQAFKRREPAKVKIPNVKYDVVAGFSTEQIEELCTPFVPEDPLVHIVEAIRSGQIRGIALLAGCNNQKAVQDHNHLTIAKEMIKHDVLVLTTGCSAGACAKNDLLSAEATESYAGPGLKAFIRSLEEKNNVKLPPVWHMGSCVDNTRAANLAKEIAVRMGTDVSGIPFVVSAPEANHEKAVSIGTWCVALGMPVHVGTINYIHGSSLVTEVLEHSAGDVFGGHFMFEADPHKASHRLLNTIERRRWMLSLDNHYSVEEGKKLSNQRLFRMAIDGALISTGFADQLLGVAIEKHGYDKKIEYPETAYELPSIYAWDGSEAKKLGDLPGILGKVRGKIRETPNLENALIAGEATMVAAEIIESLKYIDDAKPYDGTMYTGFVPDRILRQLGLAFVDDTIPGAAVLVGTAKDPKQLVRTVRECQSKGMLIFATYDTVRQLKDNGIHMGLDMMLYPVGEFTQVIHALNFAIRAALSFGGVQRGDRERLEGYMKKRPKVFVLQLGPLDAIKASAEFAVLLNGSPVVADQMLEGIPDRFVTQIPENMLQTAIELRDIKVKAASVDVPVAYGAAFEGETVRRPDTYVEAGGASKTLTFELLRMRDEADVQDGKVTVIGKDVDQMAEGSITPLAIIIDVYGKKMQEDFESVMERRIHLFLNFAEGVWHTGQRNLNWLRLSKNAVAAGFRFKHFGDILITKMKEEFGNIISRVQVTIVTDEEEIRRRQPEAMEVYAKRDARMAGLTDEAVDTFYSCLMCQSFAPDHICIVTPERLGLCGAINYLDAKTGKEISPTGPNQPIPKGETVDAVKGQWTGVNQAVYDLTHHKLERFNAYTLMEDPMTSCGCFECIVAMTADVQAVIVVNREFPGMTPVGMKFSTLAGSIGGGKQTPGFIGVGRKYLISKKFIPADGGFLRIAWMPKDLKEAMRGTLEKRAAELGEPDFVDKIADETVTTEADGLTEWMAKVDHPALRMPPLLQ
- a CDS encoding alpha/beta hydrolase codes for the protein MGEGTSGPVTNIDRAPSARGISEKIWVKINGIEQGMFIRSRDSMNPVLLFLHGGPGMPEFFLTKRYTTGLEELFTVVWWEQRGTGLSYSKDIPPETMTVEQFILDTLAMTNHLRDRFGQDKIYLMAHSGGSFYGIQAVARAPELFHAYIGVAQMSYQLRSEMQAYSYMLDRYRENGNRRMVRRLEKAAPSMTVPLPPSYDSIRDKAMHRLGIGTTRDMRSVVTGVFIPSWLSGEYTLREKMDIWRGKFFSMRLLRDTIFATDLTGIVKELEIPIYFFSGKHDHTVSYTEARSYFEGLKAPLKGFYTFELSAHSPMFEEPEKMRTILREDVLASKIDLADAL
- a CDS encoding pitrilysin family protein; the encoded protein is MRTEQLLTVTKTPAGIPVITERLPQTRSAAVSISVGIGSRDEGPKQHGMAHFLEHMLFKGTKNRTFNQVNETIEEAGGYLNAFTTQEMTSFFSFSIDETVGTAQGLVQDIFCNPLMDKGYMELEKGVVKQEINNRLNDPERYIKNLLLRSLFKGGPLSRPVLGTDRSVDSFSSEDLLEFHSTKYRPPRMAVVACGNIDPDQVLGWATDSLDGMEKGKPVRRQKPKFYASIDAYPRKGDHMYVGLAFPGLTAKDPSSYGQDVLAAIIGGGASSRLNRRVREEEGLVYSIYMAPSSYSDSGTVESYFSTSADRVQRVIQIFGEELKRLKKDGLAPGELERAKHVLKGSILRNIGQPRDDMRMFAYHYMITGEVPLIDDEVRKYERVTEDEVMGLAQQLLVRKNMTAAIYGAKNVAESTAAFAQGIDF
- a CDS encoding biotin/lipoyl-containing protein, which codes for MVDLKLKITANGQVNEVNVEKNGGDYRVTIGDETYRVVLKENGVSINGELRPVTVEGALNEGATVTTSSRQMKVLVEPVREMAAIPIEAEASQSSKGSESKGSITAPMPGKIISIKVKAGDTVAQNQIVAVLEAMKMENEIQSEVAGTVQSVSVKPGETVEGGQVLLVVQ
- a CDS encoding pyruvate/oxaloacetate carboxyltransferase: MKIKIMDTVLRDAHQSLLATRMRTEDMLPIAPLMDEIGYWSVEMWGGATFDSCLRYLKEDPWERITKLKKEMPNTRFQMLLRGQNIVGYRHYSDDIVEKFVQKAHDRGIDVFRIFDALNDTRNMQSAMRAAKRSGAIVEAAIAYTTSPVHSIETFVEMANRLKDLGADTLCIKDMAGLLKPYVAYDLVKQLREETALPVHMHCHATSGMSESSYVKGIEAGAEIIDTAISSMSQGTAQPPTESMVAMLRGTEYDTGLDLKKLQEISDYFEKVRLKYSDFESGHTGVDTNALIYQIPGGMISNLASQLKEAKQEHKIQEIYEEVPRVRADLGYPPLVTPTSQIVGTQATLNVISGERYKMVTNETKNLVRGLYGRTPAEIDPLIRKKIIGDEKPITVRPADLLEPEYDRLAQEIGALARNEEDVLTYALFPREAMEYFKDREMNEKGVNLKDIAAVAVLYMRSTEKKPTADVCAGKEDQWKIVARREQMRQGGWLI
- a CDS encoding acyl-CoA carboxylase subunit beta, whose amino-acid sequence is MGVEEANRELREMKRRSRAGGGADKQDKHHKQGKMTARERIDALLDPGSFVEFDAFVTHQSCHFGMDKHKVPGDGVVTGHGTVDGRQVYVFAQDFTVFAGSVGKMHAQKICKMYDFAVKTGAPIIGIYDSGGARIQEGADSLSGFGEIFFRNALASGVIPQIAMVMGPCAGGASFSPAMNDFVFMVKGKSHMFVVGPDVIKAVQKEDVSFEELGGAMTHATKSGTAHFVAEDDMDCIKKVKKLVSFLPSNNLDTAPHGAGKDDPDRREDSLDTIVPEDPAKGYDMREVIKKVVDDAEFMEVQENWARNIVVGFAHMDGISIGIVANEPSVYAGTLDNHSSIKAARFVRFCDSFNIPIVTFVDVPGYLPSAEQEYDGLVRNAAKLLYAYCDATTPKVTVITRKAIGGAYCVMSSKHIRTDINLAWPSAEIAIVGPEGAINIVYKQELIMADDPQVKRDELISEYRKAYASPYVAAERGYLDDIIEPKETRSRLISALHMLEKKRESRPTKKHGNIPL
- a CDS encoding biotin--[acetyl-CoA-carboxylase] ligase, giving the protein MIIGRKVIVKDEVASTNDLMKSLANEGEEEGLVVTAKVQVAGRGRMGRTWSSPEGGVYLSVLLRPKVPVHDMLRMTVLACVPVAQTIEEASGCRATVKWPNDVEINGQKVAGLLVESLSKGSEIAYLVLGIGINLNVEPESLGVPGATSVSACAGKVFDREAFLNILLYRLDTFYASFLKGTFEASEYTRRSSTIGSEIEVESDGTTIVGKATGVDATGALVLVSEDGSEHRLSSVQATTIRKSNR